The genomic segment GGGTGGGGGCTTCGGCCGAGGACGCCCAGCTCGGAGAAGGAGCCCGGGTCGAGCAGGATGTCGAGGCGCGTGCGCGCGTCGAGCTTGTTCTGCTTCGCGAGGCGCTCGAGCCGGTCGGGGCCGCCCATCCGGCGCCCGGCGGCGCGGCGCGCTTCGAGCTCTTCGAGTGTCTTCTTGTCCATTCAGTCCCTGTCCGTTTTCATTTTTGTTTCCGATTCACTATAACAATTGACCAGCATTGTGCCAATAACTATGGTTTCATTTAAGAAGAAAGAATGGAGTTGCACATGGCGCGTACTGAGATCACGGCGACGGTCACCGGATCGGTCTGGGAGGTTCCGGTCTCGGTCGGCGACACGGTCAACGCGGGCGATGAGGTCGTGATCGCGGAGGCCATGAAGATGGAGATCGCCATCGAGGCACCTGTGGCCGGCAAGGTGGTCGAACTGCGTGTCGCGAAGGACGACGAGATCGAGGAAGGGGCGGTGATCGCGGTCATCGAGAGCTGACGGCACGGGCGTGCGCGCCGCGCCTCAGGCGACGGCGCTCATGCCGCTATAGGCGCCATCGAAATAGAGCAGGGGCGAGGCGGCCTCGGGCAGGGAGGCCACCACGACGCGGCCGATGAAGATCGCGTGTGTGCCCGACATGATGACCTGGTCGACCTCACAGTCGAAGCTGACCAGCGAGCCCTCGATGGCCGGGGCGCCGGTGGCGAGCCGGGTCCAGTTGCACAGATCGAGGCGCCTGGTGCTTTCGACGTTCAGGAACTGGTTGGCGAGGTCCTGTTGCTTTTCGCTGAGGACGTTCACGCAGAACCGCTTGCTTTCCGCGATGGGCCCGCAGGCGGAGGCGGACTTGTTCACGCAGACCAGAAGGGTGGGCGGCTCGGCGCTGACCGAGCAGACGGCGGTGGCGAGCATGCCGTAGAGTTCGCCGTCGGATTCGGTCGAAATAACGTTCACGGCGGCCGCGAGGCGCCGCATGCCCATGCGGAATTCGTCTGGTCCGGCGGCGGTGAACGACGTGTGGCTCATGTTCATGCTTTCCCTCCCGAGGCGCCGATGACCCCGGTGTGTCCTGGCGGGGGCGTCGGCTCGATTACTGCGATACATTATGCATATATTGTTCTTGCCAGCAAGATAACAATGCGTAATGATTGTCATATCATTGAAAGACAATTCGCCGGCCCAGGCCGGCGATTCTTATGGGAGGAGGTGTCTTGCATGGATTTTGACCTGAACGAGCGGCAGGCCGAGCTGGTGCGCGCGGCGGAAGAGGTGGCCGAGCGCAAGCTGATCCCCATGCTGGATGCCGCGGACACGCCCGAAGGGGTCAATGGGCTGCGCCGGACGATGGCCGAGCAGGGGCTTCTGGGCCTGAACCTTCCCGAGGAATTGGGCGGGATGGGCGTGCCGCTTCTGGATACTCTGCTGGTGACGCGCGCGTTGCAGAAGGCGGCGCCGCTTCTGGGCGGGATCGCGCATCGTAGCTCGACCGGCGCCGTGGGGGCTGTGGCGGAATACGGCACGCAGGCGCAGAAGGAGGCCTTCGTCATCCCGTCCTGCAAGGGCGAGATCGGGATTTCCATCGGGATTACGGAGCCCGACGCCGGGTCGGCGGCGACCGCGATGAAGACCAGCGCGAAGGTCGAGGGCGACGAGGTGGTGCTGAACGGCTCGAAGCAGTTCGTGAGCTTCGTGAACAACAACCATTACACGCTGGTCTATTGCCGGTTCGGCACTACCGGGCGGCCGGGAGATATCGGCGCGGTGATCGTGCCGCATGACGCGCCGGGGTTCAGCCACTCGGAAGGCACGCTCAACATGGCCGACGAGCTGTTGTTCGAGCTGTATTTCGATGAGTGCCGGGTGCCGAAGGAGAACGTGCTGGTCGATGGCGGGGCGTTCGGCAAGCTGATCAGTGTCTACAATGCCGAGCGGCTTGGCTCGATCTCGCGCATGATCGGGTCGGCCGAAGCGGCTTACGAGATGGCGCTGGGCTATGCCAAGGAGCGCAAGCAGTTCAACCGTGAGCTGGCCGATTTCCAGGGGATCCAGTGGATGCTGGCCGACATGCGGGTGAAGCTGGATGCGGCGGCGCTGCTGACTTGGCGGGCGGCGGCGACGGCTGTGAAGACGGGGCTGCCTTCGCCCACCGAGACGTCGATTGCCAAGGTTTTTACCGCGAAGGCCGCCAAGGAGGTGTGCGACGACGCGATCCAGATCATGGGAGCGAACGGCTATACCAAGGAATACCCGCTGGTGCATCGCTATGCCGAGGTGCGGGGCGGGTCGATCTATGGCGGGACGATGCAGATTCACAAGAACATGATCGCCGGGGCCATCCTCGAGCGGTCGTCGAGCCAGTGGAAGCGCAGCTGAACCGGGAGGGCGGATACTCATGGAGATCGACAGAAGCCTGATCGGGACGTCGAGCGATACATGGATCGTGGAGGTGGAGCGCGGGGCGATCCGGCGGTTTGCCGAGGCGATCGGGGATGACAACCCGCTGTGGCGGGACGCGGAATTTGCGCGGTCGCAGGGTTATCCGGACGTGATCGCGCCGCCGAGCTTTCCGGTGAGTTTCGTGATGCCGGACATTCCGCCGTGGTGGGAAGGGCTTGATCGCAAGCGGTTCCTGGCGGGCGAGCACGGGTTTTCCTACACGCGGCCGATCACGGTCGGGGATGTGCTGAGCTGTCGGATGACATTGCTGGACGTGACGCGGAAGGAGGGCCGATCGGGCAGCATGGACCTGATGCTTCAGGAGGTGCGCGGCCTGGATGCGGAGGGGCGGGATGTTTTCGCCCATCGCAGGACGACCGTCTATCGCGGGCTCGACAGCAAGGTACGCGGATCGTGACGGCCGAGGCGGGAACGATCGGGGCGGCTGAGCTTGTGGCGCGGGGCATGGACTGGCCGCGGCGGGGCTGGGCGCTGCTGGATGTCCGCGATGCCGGGGAGTTCGAGCGCGGGCATGTGCCGGGGGCGACGTCGCTGCCGCGGCGGATGCTGGAGTTCCGGGCGCTCGAGGTGATGCCCGACGCCGGCTGGCCGGTGGTGGTGTATGACAGCGGCCGGCCGGGAGACCGCCGGGCCGCCTTGGCGGCAGACCGGCTGGGCGAGCTGGGCGTCGAGCGGGTGGAAATCCTGGCGGGCGGCGTGCTGGGCTGGAGCATGGAAGGCCGTGCGCTGGCGACCGGTGTCAATGTGCCCAGCAAGAGGTTCGGCGAAGAGGTTCTGGAGGGCGACGGCGTCAAGGTGGTGACGCCCGCGGAGCTGATGCGTGGCGG from the Roseovarius indicus genome contains:
- a CDS encoding biotin/lipoyl-containing protein, with translation MARTEITATVTGSVWEVPVSVGDTVNAGDEVVIAEAMKMEIAIEAPVAGKVVELRVAKDDEIEEGAVIAVIES
- a CDS encoding flavin reductase family protein, with protein sequence MNMSHTSFTAAGPDEFRMGMRRLAAAVNVISTESDGELYGMLATAVCSVSAEPPTLLVCVNKSASACGPIAESKRFCVNVLSEKQQDLANQFLNVESTRRLDLCNWTRLATGAPAIEGSLVSFDCEVDQVIMSGTHAIFIGRVVVASLPEAASPLLYFDGAYSGMSAVA
- a CDS encoding acyl-CoA dehydrogenase family protein, giving the protein MDFDLNERQAELVRAAEEVAERKLIPMLDAADTPEGVNGLRRTMAEQGLLGLNLPEELGGMGVPLLDTLLVTRALQKAAPLLGGIAHRSSTGAVGAVAEYGTQAQKEAFVIPSCKGEIGISIGITEPDAGSAATAMKTSAKVEGDEVVLNGSKQFVSFVNNNHYTLVYCRFGTTGRPGDIGAVIVPHDAPGFSHSEGTLNMADELLFELYFDECRVPKENVLVDGGAFGKLISVYNAERLGSISRMIGSAEAAYEMALGYAKERKQFNRELADFQGIQWMLADMRVKLDAAALLTWRAAATAVKTGLPSPTETSIAKVFTAKAAKEVCDDAIQIMGANGYTKEYPLVHRYAEVRGGSIYGGTMQIHKNMIAGAILERSSSQWKRS
- a CDS encoding FAS1-like dehydratase domain-containing protein; its protein translation is MEIDRSLIGTSSDTWIVEVERGAIRRFAEAIGDDNPLWRDAEFARSQGYPDVIAPPSFPVSFVMPDIPPWWEGLDRKRFLAGEHGFSYTRPITVGDVLSCRMTLLDVTRKEGRSGSMDLMLQEVRGLDAEGRDVFAHRRTTVYRGLDSKVRGS